In Methylotenera sp. L2L1, the following proteins share a genomic window:
- a CDS encoding YraN family protein: protein MSEKPQAKHITEGQAAEQLAATFLQKNGLTLLEKNYRCVHGEIDLIMRDGKTLVFIEVRLRSNAKFGGAGMSITPSKQQKLSRTAELYLQTHGDSACRFDAILMHALDTTAVEWIKDAF from the coding sequence ATGTCCGAAAAACCACAAGCAAAACATATTACAGAAGGTCAGGCAGCCGAACAACTAGCTGCAACTTTTCTGCAAAAGAACGGACTTACACTATTAGAAAAGAATTACCGCTGCGTACATGGTGAGATTGATCTCATCATGCGTGATGGAAAAACACTCGTGTTTATTGAGGTGCGCTTACGAAGCAATGCGAAATTTGGAGGTGCTGGCATGAGCATCACCCCCAGCAAACAACAAAAACTTAGTCGTACTGCAGAACTTTATTTACAAACACATGGCGATAGCGCATGTCGTTTTGACGCAATTTTAATGCATGCGCTCGATACAACCGCAGTAGAATGGATAAAAGATGCCTTCTAA
- a CDS encoding BON domain-containing protein, whose protein sequence is MKLPIKLFAALALASQISACVPVIVGGAAATGVMAADRRTSGIYVEDQNIELKTVKKIHDTLGEEAHVNVTSFKGNVLLSGEVPNENAKTQAGNIILATESVRSLTNEVVIGPKTSLSARANDSFLTSKIKTQFVTENRFSANHVKVVTENSIVYLLGYVTQKEADAAVEIARNVSGVTTVVKVFEYMP, encoded by the coding sequence ATGAAACTACCCATTAAACTATTTGCCGCACTAGCATTAGCCTCTCAAATCAGCGCTTGCGTACCGGTTATTGTGGGCGGCGCAGCAGCAACAGGTGTCATGGCAGCAGATAGACGCACTTCAGGCATTTATGTTGAAGATCAAAATATTGAACTAAAAACCGTTAAAAAAATTCACGATACCTTAGGTGAAGAGGCGCACGTCAATGTCACTAGCTTTAAAGGCAATGTACTGTTATCTGGTGAAGTGCCTAATGAAAATGCAAAAACGCAGGCTGGCAACATTATTCTAGCCACAGAGAGCGTACGTAGCCTAACCAATGAAGTAGTCATTGGGCCTAAAACATCATTAAGCGCACGCGCAAATGACTCTTTCCTGACGTCAAAAATTAAAACACAATTTGTAACTGAGAATCGCTTTAGCGCCAATCACGTTAAAGTCGTGACTGAAAATAGCATTGTTTACCTACTAGGTTATGTCACACAAAAAGAAGCCGATGCTGCAGTAGAAATCGCACGCAATGTAAGCGGCGTGACTACCGTAGTAAAAGTATTCGAATACATGCCTTAA
- a CDS encoding DUF3579 domain-containing protein, whose amino-acid sequence MTTEHTNAQEQLEVIIEGNTRAGKPFRPSDWVDRMCSTYATFGEDRKLKYSPYLKPRVVNGVRCLAVDLKLKTVNPEGYAQLMHFADENQLNVLDSNGNSIPVPH is encoded by the coding sequence ATGACTACAGAACACACAAATGCTCAAGAGCAACTTGAAGTTATCATCGAAGGTAACACGCGTGCAGGTAAACCATTCCGCCCTAGTGACTGGGTAGACCGCATGTGTAGCACCTACGCAACCTTTGGTGAAGATCGCAAGCTAAAATACTCACCATACTTAAAACCACGCGTAGTCAATGGTGTACGTTGCTTAGCTGTAGATTTAAAACTAAAAACAGTCAACCCAGAAGGTTACGCACAACTGATGCATTTTGCAGACGAAAACCAGCTAAACGTACTTGATAGCAATGGCAACAGTATCCCTGTGCCACACTAG
- a CDS encoding TlpA disulfide reductase family protein produces the protein MNKFLLGLLMLLLSCFSYADVAAKPNFLLKDMAGVQHQLSQYKGKWVLVNYWATWCPPCLEEVPDLVNLYDQHQQKDLVVLGVVFDYKDVKEVNEYVDDMLMSYPIVLGDDSVIEQIGAADVMPTTFIYNPKGKLVKIKRGVVTKLYVENLMKSGNAR, from the coding sequence ATGAATAAGTTTTTATTAGGTTTGTTGATGTTGCTACTGAGTTGCTTCTCGTATGCTGATGTGGCTGCGAAACCTAATTTTTTACTTAAGGATATGGCGGGAGTTCAACATCAACTTTCTCAGTACAAAGGGAAGTGGGTATTAGTGAATTATTGGGCGACGTGGTGTCCGCCATGTCTGGAAGAGGTGCCTGATCTGGTTAATTTGTATGACCAGCATCAACAAAAGGACCTTGTCGTGTTAGGTGTGGTGTTTGACTATAAAGACGTGAAAGAGGTTAATGAGTATGTGGACGACATGCTGATGTCTTATCCGATTGTGCTGGGTGATGATAGCGTTATTGAGCAGATTGGTGCGGCGGATGTGATGCCAACCACTTTTATTTACAACCCGAAGGGCAAGTTGGTGAAAATAAAGCGCGGTGTTGTGACGAAGTTGTATGTAGAAAATCTAATGAAGTCTGGCAACGCGCGTTGA
- the trxA gene encoding thioredoxin TrxA, producing the protein MSEHITHLSDASFEQDVLQSQIPVLVDYWAEWCGPCKMIAPILDEISKEYAGRIKVAKLNIDDNQQTPPKYGIRGIPTLMLFKNGNVEATKVGALSKSQLTAFIDSNI; encoded by the coding sequence ATGAGCGAACACATCACACACCTTAGCGATGCAAGTTTTGAACAAGATGTTCTACAATCGCAAATTCCAGTGCTAGTAGACTACTGGGCAGAGTGGTGTGGCCCATGCAAAATGATTGCACCAATTCTTGATGAGATTTCAAAAGAATATGCTGGCCGTATCAAAGTTGCTAAACTAAACATTGATGACAACCAACAAACACCACCTAAATATGGCATTCGTGGTATTCCTACACTCATGTTATTTAAAAATGGTAACGTAGAAGCAACTAAAGTTGGTGCGCTATCTAAATCGCAACTAACAGCTTTTATTGACAGCAACATCTAA
- the rho gene encoding transcription termination factor Rho produces the protein MHLSDLKHLPVTELVEMAIANEIDNASRMRKQDLIFAILKNKAKKGESIFGDGTLEVLQDGFGFLRSPDTSYLAGPDDIYVSPSQIRRFNLHTGDSIQGEIRIPKDGERYFALVKVDMVNGEAPENTKHKILFENLTPLFPTIPLTLERDIKGAENITSRVIDMIAPIGKGQRGLLVASPKSGKTVMMQNIAHAITANHPDVILIVLLIDERPEEVTEMTRSVKGEVVASTFDEPATRHVQVAEMVLEKAKRLVEHKKDVVILLDSITRLARAYNTVIPSSGKVLTGGVDANALQRPKRFFGAARNVEEGGSLTIIATALVDTGSRMDDVIYEEFKGTGNMEIHLDRRMAEKRQYPAINVNKSGTRREELLIEKDVLQKIWVLRKLLYPMDDLEAMEFLLDKIKSTKNNADFFDSMRRG, from the coding sequence ATGCATCTATCAGACCTCAAACATCTACCCGTTACAGAATTAGTAGAAATGGCCATTGCCAACGAAATCGACAATGCCAGCCGCATGCGAAAACAAGATTTAATTTTTGCCATTCTAAAAAATAAGGCAAAAAAGGGTGAAAGCATTTTTGGAGATGGCACTTTAGAAGTTTTACAAGATGGCTTTGGCTTTTTAAGATCACCAGACACCTCTTATTTAGCAGGTCCTGACGATATTTACGTCTCACCATCTCAGATTCGCCGCTTTAATTTACATACTGGCGACAGTATTCAAGGTGAAATTCGCATCCCTAAAGATGGCGAGCGTTACTTTGCTTTAGTTAAAGTGGACATGGTGAATGGCGAGGCGCCTGAAAACACCAAACATAAAATTCTGTTTGAAAACTTAACGCCTTTATTCCCTACCATTCCACTTACGCTAGAGCGTGATATCAAAGGTGCGGAAAACATTACTAGCCGCGTCATCGATATGATTGCGCCAATTGGTAAAGGTCAACGTGGCCTGCTGGTTGCCAGCCCGAAAAGCGGCAAAACGGTGATGATGCAAAACATTGCTCATGCCATTACCGCCAACCATCCTGATGTAATTTTAATCGTACTGCTCATCGATGAACGTCCTGAAGAAGTGACAGAAATGACACGCTCAGTCAAAGGCGAAGTGGTTGCTTCTACGTTTGACGAGCCAGCGACACGCCACGTGCAAGTTGCCGAAATGGTGCTGGAAAAAGCCAAACGTTTGGTTGAGCATAAAAAAGATGTAGTGATCTTACTAGACTCTATCACGCGCCTAGCGCGCGCATACAACACTGTCATCCCATCATCAGGCAAAGTGCTTACTGGTGGCGTGGATGCCAACGCATTGCAACGCCCTAAAAGATTCTTTGGTGCAGCTAGAAATGTTGAAGAAGGTGGCTCACTCACCATTATTGCTACTGCGCTGGTTGATACCGGCTCACGCATGGATGACGTTATCTATGAAGAGTTTAAAGGTACCGGCAACATGGAGATTCATCTTGATCGCCGCATGGCAGAAAAACGCCAGTACCCAGCAATCAACGTCAATAAATCTGGCACACGTCGTGAAGAGTTGCTAATCGAAAAAGATGTACTACAAAAAATCTGGGTATTACGCAAACTACTCTATCCGATGGATGACCTTGAAGCGATGGAGTTCTTGTTGGACAAAATCAAGTCAACTAAAAACAATGCGGATTTTTTTGACAGTATGCGTAGAGGCTAA
- a CDS encoding type B 50S ribosomal protein L31, with product MKDGIHPEYREVVFQDIGADFTFLTRSTIHARDTIKWTDGKEYPLVKIEVSSKSHPFYTGKQMILDTAGRVDKFRKKYGM from the coding sequence ATGAAAGATGGAATTCATCCAGAATACCGTGAAGTTGTGTTTCAAGACATTGGTGCTGACTTTACTTTTTTAACTCGCTCTACTATCCACGCAAGAGACACAATTAAGTGGACTGATGGTAAAGAGTACCCATTGGTTAAAATTGAAGTATCTTCAAAATCACACCCGTTTTACACTGGTAAACAAATGATTCTTGATACGGCTGGCCGTGTTGATAAATTCCGTAAAAAATACGGTATGTAA
- a CDS encoding ArnT family glycosyltransferase: protein MRFQLDHDWQGNMSTPRARIGENAKSQLLILLSIIWIFLGLIGHTPWKPLETSSISIVKDILDNGHLIAPLAANQTLLDLPPLYHLSAAGSAKLFSPWLDMHDGARLINAFWMSITLLMVGMAGRELWTRGVGRYATFIMIGTIGLILNAHSLNAEVATLTSTATGFYAFALSKRRPWRASVLLGAAIAVGFLSKGLLPALILIGTGVLLGLTFSHWRTKSFAIFFSTALLVAIPFVALWLVPFILYFPGLFHAWLKAELTNFNHYNYVYFFKILIWYAWPALPLALWSLWRYRLQLLGKPRFQLMLVFFICSLIALGAGADNRDINALTLLLPLVALGAGSVDHLKRGAASALNWFGISLFGLAGALIWLGWFAMVAGYPSKIKERMQFLSGSDNADLSIISLTLAITITSIWIFTCVRARQSNRAAVTNWAVGMTFGWGLLMTLWLPWIDSAKSYMPVFKSLQESMPSSTSCINSLNIGQSQRLLLHYYTNLQLESLGSSQSANCDFYLIQDERGLTRMQPADEWKLIWQGKRSADRKESFRLYQRQQ from the coding sequence ATGCGCTTCCAACTTGATCACGACTGGCAAGGCAATATGTCTACACCTCGCGCACGCATAGGTGAGAACGCAAAATCACAATTACTCATCCTCTTATCTATTATTTGGATTTTTCTTGGCCTTATCGGCCACACACCATGGAAGCCATTAGAAACGAGTAGCATCAGCATCGTTAAGGACATTCTAGACAACGGTCATTTAATTGCACCTTTAGCTGCCAACCAAACACTGTTAGATTTACCCCCGCTCTACCACCTCTCTGCTGCAGGTAGTGCCAAGCTATTCAGTCCATGGCTGGATATGCACGACGGTGCTCGCCTCATTAATGCATTCTGGATGTCTATTACATTATTGATGGTAGGCATGGCTGGTCGCGAACTGTGGACTCGCGGTGTAGGTCGCTACGCGACATTTATCATGATAGGGACTATCGGCCTTATTTTAAATGCTCACAGCCTCAATGCCGAAGTCGCTACGCTCACTAGCACTGCAACAGGTTTTTATGCATTTGCACTGTCAAAGCGCAGACCATGGAGGGCAAGTGTGCTGTTGGGCGCTGCAATTGCAGTGGGATTTTTGTCCAAAGGATTATTACCAGCACTTATTTTAATCGGTACAGGGGTATTGTTAGGACTGACCTTTAGTCACTGGCGCACAAAGAGTTTTGCAATATTTTTCAGCACTGCACTTTTGGTCGCAATTCCTTTTGTCGCTTTATGGCTAGTTCCTTTTATATTATATTTTCCTGGCTTATTTCACGCATGGCTTAAGGCTGAGTTAACCAACTTCAATCACTATAACTATGTTTACTTTTTTAAAATACTCATCTGGTATGCATGGCCTGCCTTACCCTTAGCATTGTGGAGTCTATGGCGCTACCGCCTGCAACTGCTCGGGAAACCAAGATTTCAGCTGATGCTTGTTTTCTTTATTTGCAGCTTAATTGCGCTAGGTGCAGGTGCCGATAATAGGGACATCAACGCACTAACCTTGCTATTACCACTAGTTGCACTTGGTGCTGGTAGCGTTGACCATCTGAAACGTGGCGCTGCATCAGCCCTAAACTGGTTTGGCATCTCTTTATTTGGTTTAGCAGGTGCACTCATCTGGCTTGGCTGGTTTGCAATGGTGGCGGGCTATCCTAGCAAAATCAAAGAGCGCATGCAGTTTTTATCTGGCTCCGACAATGCCGACCTAAGCATTATCAGCCTAACGCTTGCTATCACTATCACTAGCATCTGGATTTTCACATGTGTAAGAGCGAGACAAAGCAACCGTGCTGCGGTGACTAACTGGGCTGTAGGCATGACGTTTGGATGGGGCTTGCTGATGACGCTATGGCTACCATGGATCGATAGCGCGAAAAGCTATATGCCAGTATTTAAAAGCCTGCAGGAATCGATGCCGAGCAGCACCTCTTGCATTAACAGCCTTAATATTGGGCAGTCACAACGACTGCTATTACACTACTACACTAATCTTCAACTAGAGTCTCTCGGTAGCTCCCAATCGGCTAACTGTGACTTTTATCTGATTCAAGATGAAAGAGGCTTAACAAGAATGCAACCAGCGGACGAATGGAAGTTAATCTGGCAAGGAAAAAGATCTGCTGACAGAAAAGAAAGCTTTAGACTTTATCAGCGTCAGCAATAA
- a CDS encoding formate dehydrogenase subunit delta — MDIQRLISMANQIGDFYESYPNQSHAQEDIAGHLNRFWALPMRKQIAEYVNVQGGVGLHLKVQSAIKAHLQL, encoded by the coding sequence ATGGATATCCAACGTTTAATTTCAATGGCGAATCAGATCGGTGATTTTTACGAGTCTTATCCGAATCAGAGTCATGCTCAGGAAGACATTGCCGGGCATCTCAATCGCTTTTGGGCGTTACCGATGCGTAAGCAAATTGCAGAGTATGTGAATGTTCAGGGTGGAGTAGGGTTGCATCTAAAAGTTCAGAGCGCAATCAAAGCGCACTTGCAGTTGTAA
- the fdhD gene encoding formate dehydrogenase accessory sulfurtransferase FdhD: MAEETPVALVYNGVSHAVMLATAQDLDDFALGFSLSEGIVESASELYDIDVQVRDNGIELHCEIATERFVQLKERRRTLAGKTGCGLCGAESLAQAVRYPQRLMSQSAFAAESIMRALHAMQARQVLQQQTGATHASAYALADGTLSIVREDVGRHNALDKLVGALEKSSVKSELARDGFIITTSRASFEMVQKTASAGVSLLVAVSAPTGLAVRVAKECGLTLLGFARENRYVAYSHGERILKQ; the protein is encoded by the coding sequence TTGGCAGAAGAAACGCCGGTTGCATTAGTTTATAACGGTGTTTCTCATGCTGTCATGTTGGCAACAGCCCAAGACTTAGATGATTTTGCATTGGGTTTTTCGCTATCTGAAGGCATTGTCGAGAGTGCTAGCGAGTTATACGATATCGATGTTCAAGTGCGAGATAATGGTATTGAGTTGCATTGTGAGATTGCGACCGAACGTTTTGTGCAGTTGAAAGAGCGGCGCCGTACATTAGCAGGTAAGACTGGTTGTGGTTTGTGTGGTGCAGAAAGTTTGGCTCAGGCCGTACGTTACCCTCAGCGCTTAATGTCTCAATCTGCATTTGCTGCGGAAAGTATTATGCGCGCATTACACGCTATGCAAGCAAGGCAGGTGTTGCAGCAGCAAACAGGCGCAACGCATGCTAGCGCATACGCGTTGGCTGATGGCACATTGAGTATTGTGCGTGAAGATGTTGGTCGACATAACGCGCTTGATAAACTTGTTGGTGCGCTTGAAAAAAGTAGTGTCAAGTCTGAGCTTGCTCGAGATGGTTTTATTATCACCACGAGTCGTGCCAGTTTTGAGATGGTGCAGAAAACAGCTAGTGCTGGCGTCAGTTTGTTGGTTGCCGTATCAGCGCCCACAGGATTGGCTGTACGTGTAGCAAAAGAATGTGGCTTAACTTTACTAGGTTTTGCGCGCGAGAATAGGTATGTAGCTTATAGTCACGGCGAAAGAATTTTGAAACAATAA